From the genome of Erythrobacter litoralis, one region includes:
- the yghU gene encoding glutathione-dependent disulfide-bond oxidoreductase yields the protein MADPTYTPPKVWSPDTVSGGRFASINRPTAGAREEKDLPQGEHPFQLHSLATPNGVKVTIMLEELLEKGHAGAEYDAYTINIGDGEQFTSGFVEINPNSKIPALVDRSGPEPFRVFESGAILVHLAEKFGEFLPSDPASRAEVMSWVFWQVGTGPFIGGGFGHFYAYAPEKYEYPINRYAMEAKRIFDVADKRLAETRYLGGEGYTIADMANWPWLAPFVAGQIYNDAKTFLAIDEYEHVARWAREIAARPAVKRGRIVNKTWGEDDEKLLERHSAADFEGKKLDWSF from the coding sequence ATGGCCGACCCCACCTACACCCCGCCCAAGGTCTGGAGCCCGGACACCGTTTCTGGCGGACGCTTCGCCAGCATCAACCGCCCGACCGCCGGAGCGCGCGAGGAAAAGGACCTGCCCCAGGGCGAACATCCCTTCCAGCTCCACTCGCTCGCAACGCCCAACGGGGTGAAGGTGACGATCATGCTCGAGGAATTGCTCGAGAAAGGCCATGCGGGCGCGGAATACGACGCCTACACGATTAATATCGGCGACGGCGAACAGTTCACCAGCGGCTTCGTCGAGATCAATCCCAATTCCAAGATCCCCGCGCTCGTCGACCGCAGCGGGCCGGAGCCCTTCCGCGTGTTCGAAAGCGGCGCGATCCTCGTCCATCTCGCGGAGAAGTTCGGCGAATTCCTGCCGAGCGACCCGGCGAGCCGCGCCGAGGTTATGTCCTGGGTGTTCTGGCAGGTCGGCACCGGTCCCTTCATCGGCGGCGGCTTCGGCCATTTCTACGCCTATGCGCCGGAGAAATACGAATACCCGATCAACCGCTACGCGATGGAAGCGAAGCGCATCTTCGATGTGGCGGACAAGCGGCTCGCCGAAACGCGCTATCTCGGCGGCGAGGGCTACACGATCGCCGACATGGCAAACTGGCCGTGGCTTGCGCCCTTCGTGGCGGGGCAGATCTACAATGACGCGAAGACCTTCCTCGCGATCGACGAATACGAACATGTCGCCCGCTGGGCGCGCGAGATCGCCGCGCGTCCTGCGGTGAAGCGCGGGCGGATCGTCAACAAGACCTGGGGCGAGGACGACGAGAAGCTCCTCGAGCGTCATTCAGCAGCCGATTTCGAGGGCAAGAAACTCGACTGGAGCTTCTGA
- a CDS encoding MFS transporter: MDTAHPASGLVLEHSRPLRLFTLFILYVGQGMPIGLFWFAVPAWMAVNGASAGDVGTVAGFTALPWSLKLVNGFIMDRYTYLPMGRRRAWLLGAQGVMIASLLVAAGIAPEANDVAFLAAIGFAVNMATTFQDVAVDGLAVDIMSEDERARGAGMMFGGQAIGIAAAAAICGFVIEDYGAPAAFMVIAALIAALCGYIAAFAEREGEQRLPWSEGRSHERNLAIQLEAWGPLLKSTFGSLTKLVSLLWLPVLFGRGILYGGMTGATPLIGANYAGWDTSAISSLTAMAGLVGGVLAMTLGGWLGDRFGAKRIGIVWLCVQLAGLAAMYFSQSLWGNPAVFTAFVIGWVSLDLLLTVALLPISMRLCDPSVAATQFTIYMAVSNFGISFGAFMLGRTDAMGGLSSIFLVVGAGCAVALALLLAVRYPRRPEYYARQAEAAMVFDSAAPVPRERRG, from the coding sequence ATGGACACTGCACACCCCGCATCCGGGCTGGTGCTCGAACACAGCCGTCCCTTGCGGCTGTTCACTCTCTTCATCCTCTATGTCGGTCAGGGCATGCCGATCGGGCTGTTCTGGTTCGCCGTCCCCGCCTGGATGGCGGTGAACGGAGCTTCGGCCGGAGATGTCGGAACGGTCGCCGGCTTCACCGCGCTGCCATGGTCGCTGAAACTGGTGAACGGCTTCATCATGGATCGCTACACCTACCTGCCGATGGGCCGCAGGCGAGCCTGGCTGCTCGGTGCGCAGGGGGTGATGATCGCGAGCCTTCTGGTCGCCGCCGGAATCGCGCCCGAGGCGAACGACGTCGCCTTCCTCGCCGCGATCGGATTTGCCGTGAACATGGCTACGACCTTTCAGGACGTGGCCGTCGATGGCCTCGCGGTCGACATCATGAGCGAGGACGAGCGCGCGCGGGGTGCGGGGATGATGTTCGGCGGGCAGGCGATCGGGATCGCCGCTGCGGCTGCGATCTGCGGTTTCGTGATCGAGGATTACGGCGCGCCCGCCGCCTTCATGGTGATCGCCGCGCTGATTGCCGCGCTGTGCGGCTACATCGCCGCGTTCGCCGAACGCGAGGGGGAACAGCGCCTGCCGTGGAGCGAGGGGCGCTCGCATGAGCGAAATCTCGCGATCCAGCTCGAGGCCTGGGGCCCGCTGCTCAAATCGACCTTCGGATCGCTGACGAAGCTCGTCAGCCTGCTCTGGCTGCCTGTCCTGTTCGGCCGCGGCATCCTTTATGGCGGGATGACCGGGGCGACGCCGCTGATCGGTGCGAATTACGCCGGATGGGACACGAGCGCGATTTCCAGCCTGACGGCCATGGCGGGACTTGTCGGAGGCGTGCTGGCGATGACGCTGGGCGGCTGGCTCGGCGACAGGTTCGGGGCGAAGCGGATCGGGATCGTCTGGCTGTGCGTCCAGCTTGCGGGTCTGGCGGCGATGTATTTCTCACAAAGTCTGTGGGGCAATCCGGCCGTATTCACCGCCTTTGTCATCGGCTGGGTCTCGCTCGACCTGCTGCTGACGGTGGCGCTCCTGCCGATTTCGATGCGGCTGTGCGATCCGAGCGTGGCGGCGACCCAGTTCACGATCTACATGGCGGTGTCGAATTTCGGCATATCCTTCGGCGCGTTCATGCTGGGCCGCACCGACGCGATGGGCGGTCTGTCCTCGATCTTTCTCGTCGTGGGCGCGGGCTGCGCGGTGGCTCTCGCGCTGCTGCTGGCGGTCCGGTATCCGCGCCGCC
- a CDS encoding DUF1800 domain-containing protein, translating into MSEGYEPWLNREMRQANDFTAQQYFEARGFDQVDDNRFFNGTSTGDYMIWSQLLSGGSAVRKRFALALSEFFVVSLNDINLSWRGPAIGEYWDILNRNAFGSFRALIEEITLNPAMGVYLNTRGNRRADPRRGRVPDENFGREIMQLFSIGLFELNQDGTPRLNSGELIETYTNDDVTEIAKVFTGYDLDYSQTTFTPDPGNPSRTIASVDHVRRPMTADPSKWSRSLNDGFHATEEKQFLGLTIPAGTSAEESLRLALDHLVDHPNVGPFFARQMIQRLVTSNPSPGYISRVAAVFANNGRGQRGDLGSVFKAILLDEEALDPAKVADPSFGKLREPMLRFVQLARTFGVRSESGNFEVRNLSNPANQLGQSPLRSPSVFNFFRPGYFPTGSQSAANNLLAPEFQLVNETSVAGYVNFLERAVDTSAWFLRDLSLRYSAELPLAHDAAGLVEHLDLVLTANQLSASVKDTILSALEDIPVEQNSPDTDKLRRIHAGVVLVMASTDYLVQK; encoded by the coding sequence ATGAGCGAAGGATACGAACCGTGGCTTAATCGCGAGATGCGGCAGGCAAACGACTTCACTGCCCAACAATATTTCGAAGCCCGCGGGTTTGATCAGGTCGACGACAACCGGTTCTTCAACGGCACCTCGACCGGCGACTATATGATCTGGTCGCAGCTTCTGAGTGGCGGTAGCGCTGTGCGCAAGCGCTTCGCGCTCGCCCTTTCGGAATTCTTCGTTGTTTCACTCAATGATATCAACCTATCGTGGCGTGGACCAGCAATCGGAGAGTACTGGGACATCCTCAACCGAAATGCGTTCGGCAGTTTTCGTGCGCTGATCGAGGAAATCACTCTCAACCCGGCCATGGGGGTTTACCTGAATACACGCGGCAATCGCCGAGCGGATCCGCGAAGAGGGCGCGTGCCCGACGAGAACTTCGGCCGCGAAATCATGCAGCTGTTCTCGATTGGCCTGTTTGAGCTTAATCAGGACGGCACGCCCCGGCTCAATAGTGGTGAACTGATCGAGACCTACACGAATGACGATGTAACGGAGATCGCCAAGGTCTTCACAGGATACGACCTCGATTATTCGCAAACGACCTTCACACCTGATCCGGGCAATCCAAGCCGCACCATCGCGAGCGTCGATCACGTAAGGCGGCCGATGACGGCTGATCCGAGCAAATGGTCACGATCTCTAAATGACGGGTTTCACGCGACGGAAGAAAAACAATTCCTGGGGCTCACCATACCCGCTGGGACGAGCGCCGAGGAATCTCTTCGGCTCGCGCTTGATCACCTCGTTGACCATCCGAACGTTGGCCCGTTTTTCGCACGCCAGATGATCCAGCGACTGGTCACTAGCAACCCGAGCCCGGGGTACATATCGCGCGTTGCTGCCGTTTTCGCGAACAATGGGCGGGGCCAGCGTGGCGATCTGGGCTCCGTGTTCAAGGCGATCCTTCTCGACGAGGAGGCGCTTGACCCGGCCAAGGTGGCAGATCCCTCCTTCGGCAAGCTTCGCGAGCCAATGCTACGGTTCGTTCAGTTGGCGAGAACCTTCGGCGTGCGATCGGAAAGCGGCAACTTCGAAGTCAGGAATCTTTCAAATCCCGCCAATCAGTTGGGCCAGTCGCCGCTGCGTTCGCCTTCCGTCTTCAATTTCTTTCGCCCCGGATACTTTCCGACTGGATCGCAATCGGCAGCGAACAACCTCCTCGCGCCCGAGTTCCAGCTGGTCAACGAGACATCGGTCGCGGGTTACGTCAATTTTCTCGAGCGAGCCGTTGATACGTCGGCATGGTTTCTCCGCGATCTATCGCTCAGATACTCCGCTGAACTGCCGCTTGCGCATGATGCGGCAGGCCTGGTCGAACATCTCGACCTGGTCCTCACGGCGAACCAGCTTTCCGCCTCGGTCAAGGACACCATTCTCTCCGCGCTGGAGGACATCCCGGTGGAACAGAACAGCCCCGATACCGATAAGTTACGGCGCATTCATGCGGGCGTCGTGCTGGTTATGGCCTCCACCGATTACCTCGTTCAGAAGTAA
- a CDS encoding NAD(+) synthase: protein MADTTHPFFDMHAHGLVRVATATPATRTADVAFNTAGVLAEAARAHEANVDLVVYPELTLSSYAIDDLHLQQAMLERVEQAVAEVVEASDDFTPVLVLGAPLRRGDKIYNCALVIAGGELLGVIPKSYLPSYREFYEKRYFAHGRGCEDMWIAVNGEEVPFGTDLVFGAANLPGFTFGVEICEDYWAPLPPGNMAALAGAHILCNLSASPITIGRADDRHLHCRSSSSRAICAYVYSASGHGESTTDLAWDGQGVVYELGDLLTESVRFDLEPALCVVDVDTDRIALERMRNQTFADAAEAHGRPEDRYRRIVFEHAYSEGDVGLIRPVRRFPFVPNNPKTLDEDCYEAFNIQVDALMRRIQATRAKSLVIGISGGLDSTHALIVAAKACDRLGLPRTTIRGYTMPGFATSEETKANAWKLMESFGITAEEIDIRPAAQRMLEDMGHPFADGEAHYDVTFENVQAGLRTDYLFRLAGLHGGFVIGTGDLSELALGWCTYGVGDQMSHYGVNAGVPKTLIRYLIRWTIQTEQFLGECNAVLQAVHDTVISPELVPAGEDGAIQSTEDMIGPYELNDFFLHHTVRFGQRPSKIAFLAWHAWKDRNEGEWPVAFPEDNRNEYDLATIAHWLEKFARRFFGFSQFKRSALPNGPKVSSGGALSPRGDWRAPSDAVADVWVEELRESLPEDTFPARD, encoded by the coding sequence ATGGCAGACACGACGCATCCTTTCTTCGACATGCATGCCCACGGCCTCGTCCGGGTGGCGACCGCAACGCCTGCGACACGCACCGCCGACGTCGCCTTCAATACCGCCGGCGTGCTGGCCGAGGCGGCGCGCGCGCACGAAGCCAATGTCGACCTAGTGGTCTATCCCGAACTCACGCTGTCTTCCTATGCGATAGACGACCTGCACCTCCAGCAGGCCATGCTCGAAAGGGTGGAGCAGGCGGTCGCCGAAGTGGTCGAGGCATCGGACGATTTCACCCCCGTCCTTGTGCTCGGCGCGCCTCTGAGGCGAGGGGACAAGATATACAATTGCGCGCTCGTCATCGCGGGGGGCGAACTGCTCGGCGTTATTCCCAAGAGCTACCTGCCCAGTTACCGCGAATTCTACGAAAAACGCTATTTCGCGCATGGCCGCGGCTGCGAGGACATGTGGATCGCGGTGAACGGGGAGGAAGTGCCGTTCGGGACCGATCTTGTCTTTGGCGCGGCGAACCTTCCCGGTTTCACGTTCGGCGTCGAGATCTGCGAGGATTACTGGGCCCCGCTGCCGCCGGGCAACATGGCCGCGCTCGCCGGGGCGCATATCCTGTGCAACCTGTCCGCCTCTCCCATAACGATCGGGCGGGCGGACGACCGACACCTCCACTGTCGTTCGTCGTCGAGCCGCGCGATCTGTGCCTATGTCTATTCGGCAAGCGGGCACGGGGAGAGCACGACCGACCTCGCCTGGGACGGGCAGGGGGTGGTCTACGAACTGGGCGACCTGCTCACCGAAAGCGTGCGCTTCGATCTCGAACCGGCGCTGTGCGTCGTCGATGTCGACACCGATCGCATCGCGCTCGAGCGGATGCGCAACCAGACCTTTGCCGATGCCGCCGAGGCGCATGGCCGGCCCGAGGACCGTTATCGCCGGATCGTGTTCGAGCATGCCTATAGCGAGGGCGATGTCGGCCTTATCCGACCGGTGCGGCGTTTTCCCTTCGTGCCGAACAATCCCAAGACGCTGGACGAGGATTGCTACGAGGCCTTCAACATCCAGGTCGATGCGCTGATGCGGCGGATCCAGGCGACCAGGGCGAAGAGCCTCGTCATCGGCATTTCGGGCGGGCTCGACAGCACCCACGCGCTGATCGTCGCGGCCAAGGCGTGCGACCGGCTGGGCCTGCCGCGGACCACTATCCGCGGCTACACCATGCCCGGCTTCGCCACTTCGGAAGAGACCAAGGCCAATGCCTGGAAGCTGATGGAGAGTTTCGGCATCACGGCGGAGGAAATCGACATCCGCCCCGCCGCGCAGCGTATGCTTGAGGACATGGGCCACCCCTTTGCGGACGGCGAGGCGCATTACGACGTCACCTTCGAGAACGTGCAGGCGGGCCTGAGGACCGATTATCTCTTCCGCCTTGCAGGGCTGCATGGCGGTTTCGTGATCGGGACGGGCGACCTGTCCGAACTGGCGCTGGGCTGGTGCACCTATGGCGTGGGCGACCAGATGAGCCATTACGGGGTCAATGCGGGCGTGCCCAAGACGCTGATCCGATATCTCATCCGCTGGACGATCCAGACCGAGCAGTTCCTCGGCGAATGCAACGCGGTGCTGCAGGCCGTGCACGACACCGTCATCAGCCCCGAACTGGTGCCCGCGGGCGAGGACGGCGCGATCCAGTCGACCGAGGACATGATCGGCCCCTACGAACTCAACGATTTCTTCCTCCACCACACGGTGCGTTTCGGCCAGCGCCCCTCCAAGATCGCCTTTCTTGCCTGGCATGCGTGGAAGGACCGGAACGAGGGAGAGTGGCCGGTCGCCTTCCCCGAAGACAACCGCAACGAATACGACCTGGCGACGATCGCGCACTGGCTGGAGAAATTCGCGCGGCGCTTCTTCGGCTTCTCGCAGTTCAAGCGCAGCGCGCTGCCCAATGGGCCGAAAGTGTCATCGGGCGGTGCATTGAGCCCGCGCGGCGACTGGCGCGCGCCGTCCGATGCGGTGGCGGACGTATGGGTCGAGGAATTGCGCGAAAGCCTGCCCGAAGACACCTTTCCGGCAAGGGACTGA
- a CDS encoding DMT family transporter, translating into MLWALNVVVSKIAVDDLALPPLFYAALRSLLVVLALAPLLRRVPEKLPRVLAVGLAISGGSFALLFIGLQTASPSAAGIVSLSGAPLTVLFAILFLKEQVRWRRGIGIALTFIGVAVAIGSPSGLESGWGLAFVFASALIGALGSVFFKRLSIGAVEMQAWAGLSSVAVLFPVSFALESGQGAALAAEPLAAAACMLFAGLVVSVGAHSSYYRLFQRYDANMIVPFTLLTPLLTIGFGAWLTGDAIGWRLLVGAGLALAGVAIIVLRPSRALFKPLLVRPRL; encoded by the coding sequence GTGCTGTGGGCGCTCAATGTCGTCGTCTCGAAGATCGCGGTCGATGACCTTGCGCTGCCGCCGCTGTTCTATGCCGCGCTGCGTTCGCTGCTGGTCGTGCTCGCGCTCGCTCCCCTGCTGCGGCGCGTGCCGGAAAAGCTGCCGCGCGTGCTTGCCGTGGGGCTGGCGATCAGCGGCGGGTCCTTCGCGCTTCTTTTCATCGGCCTCCAGACAGCCTCTCCGTCCGCCGCCGGGATCGTCAGCCTGTCGGGCGCGCCGCTCACCGTCCTGTTCGCGATCCTGTTCCTCAAGGAGCAGGTGCGCTGGCGGCGCGGCATCGGCATTGCGCTGACTTTCATCGGAGTGGCGGTGGCGATCGGTTCGCCATCGGGTCTGGAAAGCGGCTGGGGGCTCGCCTTCGTCTTTGCCTCGGCCCTGATCGGGGCGCTGGGCTCGGTTTTCTTCAAGCGGCTCAGCATCGGTGCGGTCGAAATGCAGGCGTGGGCCGGGCTGTCCTCGGTCGCCGTGCTGTTTCCGGTCTCCTTCGCGCTGGAAAGCGGGCAGGGGGCCGCGCTCGCTGCCGAACCGCTCGCGGCGGCGGCCTGCATGCTGTTCGCGGGGCTTGTCGTCTCGGTCGGCGCGCATTCGAGCTATTACCGGCTGTTTCAGCGCTATGACGCGAACATGATCGTGCCCTTCACGCTGCTCACCCCGCTGCTCACGATCGGTTTCGGCGCGTGGCTGACGGGCGATGCGATCGGCTGGCGGCTGCTGGTGGGCGCGGGGCTGGCGCTCGCCGGGGTGGCGATCATCGTGCTGAGGCCGAGCCGCGCGCTGTTCAAACCGCTGCTGGTGCGCCCGAGGCTCTAG
- a CDS encoding HD-GYP domain-containing protein — protein sequence MIQRISPDQARLGMFVTSVGGSWLSHPFWRSRFKLTSQREVDRLRTSSAEFVEIDTDLGFGPVEKEATQLKSGRGRVGRIGENVERSLPRKALSFAANMNAEFRAEHARANRTVARAKSVVSEIFSAARLGKDVPVAQALALVAEINRLFDRGEHLLIEMVRMKTADEYTHLHSVAVCALMLKFARHLEMTEAEIRECGLAGLMHDVGKMHIPSALLHKPGALKDDEFELIRSHVTKGHSILKGVASLPAGAVEVAHLHHERIDGSGYPFGLSGEQIPQIARMAAICDVYDALTSNRSYKKAWLPAQAMQEMLALNNHFDGELTQKFAESIDIFNSLPQSDQDSERLAKAR from the coding sequence ATGATCCAACGCATCTCACCCGATCAAGCACGGCTCGGTATGTTTGTCACGAGCGTCGGCGGCTCGTGGCTCAGCCATCCCTTCTGGCGGTCCCGTTTCAAACTCACCTCGCAGCGGGAAGTCGATCGGCTCCGCACGAGCAGCGCCGAATTCGTCGAAATCGATACCGACCTAGGGTTTGGCCCGGTTGAGAAAGAAGCCACGCAGCTGAAAAGCGGAAGGGGCCGTGTGGGACGGATCGGAGAAAACGTCGAACGAAGTCTTCCGAGAAAGGCGCTCTCTTTCGCTGCGAACATGAACGCCGAATTCCGGGCTGAACATGCTCGCGCTAACCGCACAGTCGCGCGAGCGAAGAGCGTGGTTTCCGAGATCTTCAGTGCGGCAAGGCTTGGCAAAGACGTTCCCGTGGCTCAAGCGCTTGCGCTTGTTGCGGAAATCAATCGACTGTTCGATCGGGGAGAACACCTGCTGATCGAGATGGTGCGCATGAAAACCGCGGATGAATACACTCATCTGCATTCTGTTGCCGTATGCGCCTTGATGCTTAAATTCGCCCGTCACCTTGAGATGACGGAAGCCGAAATCCGGGAATGTGGATTGGCAGGCTTGATGCACGATGTGGGCAAGATGCACATCCCCAGCGCGTTGCTGCACAAGCCTGGAGCTCTCAAGGACGATGAGTTCGAGCTGATCAGGTCACATGTTACTAAGGGTCACTCAATCCTGAAAGGCGTTGCGAGCCTCCCGGCTGGAGCGGTCGAAGTTGCTCATTTGCATCACGAAAGGATAGATGGATCGGGTTACCCATTCGGCCTCAGCGGCGAGCAAATCCCGCAGATCGCGCGAATGGCAGCGATCTGTGATGTCTATGATGCCCTCACTTCAAACCGATCCTACAAGAAGGCTTGGTTGCCTGCGCAGGCGATGCAGGAGATGCTGGCACTGAACAATCACTTCGATGGCGAGCTTACGCAAAAATTTGCAGAGAGCATCGATATCTTCAATTCCCTGCCTCAGTCAGATCAAGACAGCGAGAGACTGGCAAAAGCACGCTAA